The Enterococcus sp. 7F3_DIV0205 genome has a window encoding:
- a CDS encoding alpha/beta hydrolase family protein, translating into MKTQKISYGASRECFFDLMIPDEEQVCGPIIVLIHGGYWRTELTNATLTPLQQKLANEGFISCNVEYRRGQKYPWPIPLKDVRNAIIQIKNRFKGMAIILIGHSVGGQLSLLNADIVDKVVGLAPVIDLIYTRDKNLGDSAVTEYYGQFASDELLKQASPIHHLPLACSLSLIIHGANDQRVHIETSLNYFRDNLSKKNNIDMLVLHDMPHGEIIQPEQEHISLMIQWIKNVVLLPRTK; encoded by the coding sequence ATGAAAACACAGAAAATTAGTTATGGTGCAAGCAGAGAGTGTTTTTTTGATTTAATGATTCCCGATGAAGAACAAGTTTGTGGCCCCATTATTGTACTAATACATGGAGGTTACTGGAGAACGGAACTTACGAATGCGACCTTGACTCCGTTGCAACAAAAATTAGCTAATGAAGGATTTATCAGTTGTAATGTGGAATACAGAAGAGGACAAAAATATCCATGGCCAATTCCTTTAAAGGATGTTCGGAATGCAATCATCCAAATTAAAAATAGGTTTAAAGGTATGGCGATTATTTTAATAGGTCATTCGGTAGGCGGACAACTTTCATTATTGAATGCGGATATCGTTGATAAGGTAGTTGGCTTGGCTCCTGTTATAGACTTAATCTACACCCGTGACAAAAATTTAGGGGATAGTGCTGTAACAGAGTATTATGGACAATTTGCTTCGGATGAGTTGTTGAAACAAGCGTCTCCCATTCATCATCTTCCCTTAGCTTGCTCGCTTAGTCTAATAATACATGGAGCAAATGACCAACGAGTGCACATAGAAACTTCGCTAAACTATTTTAGGGATAATCTTTCAAAAAAGAATAATATAGATATGCTAGTTCTTCACGACATGCCGCATGGTGAAATTATTCAACCAGAACAAGAGCATATTTCACTCATGATTCAATGGATAAAAAATGTAGTTCTTCTGCCAAGAACGAAATAG
- a CDS encoding winged helix-turn-helix domain-containing protein, whose protein sequence is MCAIGILSTSNNTKKPYLNVLKKLNFDPQFLQLENFEYKIEKLEILIIDEIDSSDSVGCYETILKARSKFDGYLLLLTKNKIKTIDLVYLQLGVDGIAREDVDYEVTFIQLRRLVDVITQKVHSEKEQEESPDQIKLNLKNNSFIKNDEEEIQLTNIEYQILSTLMENKGTTVSYDELYQEVWGQDKKADEMRQYLIANSIFKIRTKIGKNSFGQSYIKTIRTKGYAFVTKP, encoded by the coding sequence ATGTGTGCTATCGGTATCCTCTCTACATCAAATAATACCAAAAAACCATATTTGAATGTATTGAAAAAATTAAATTTTGATCCCCAGTTTCTTCAATTAGAAAATTTTGAATATAAAATTGAGAAGTTGGAAATCTTAATAATTGATGAAATAGACAGTTCTGATTCTGTCGGATGTTATGAAACAATTCTCAAAGCCAGAAGTAAGTTCGATGGCTATCTATTATTGTTGACGAAAAATAAAATAAAGACAATTGATTTAGTGTATTTACAGCTAGGAGTAGATGGCATAGCAAGAGAAGATGTAGATTACGAAGTGACGTTTATTCAATTAAGACGTTTAGTAGATGTGATTACACAAAAAGTACATTCTGAAAAAGAACAAGAAGAGAGCCCTGACCAGATAAAGCTTAACTTGAAAAATAATAGCTTCATCAAAAATGATGAGGAAGAAATACAGTTGACAAATATAGAATATCAAATTTTAAGTACTTTAATGGAGAATAAAGGAACGACAGTATCCTATGATGAGCTCTATCAGGAAGTTTGGGGACAAGATAAAAAAGCAGATGAAATGCGTCAATATTTGATCGCCAACAGTATTTTCAAAATACGGACAAAAATAGGCAAAAATAGTTTTGGTCAAAGTTATATTAAAACCATTCGGACAAAAGGCTATGCTTTTGTAACGAAACCTTGA
- a CDS encoding LPXTG cell wall anchor domain-containing protein, with amino-acid sequence MKKNNVTRFIISSLLLLFLVMINGRVAFAQEGAEVPTKGEIVLFDDETSSSSSQPPTASSSEKVTKPKGRFPSTGELVKYGVSIGGSLLLLLVIFLYLLRKRDRNKGKEQ; translated from the coding sequence ATGAAAAAAAATAATGTTACAAGATTCATCATCTCCTCTCTTCTTTTACTCTTTCTTGTAATGATCAATGGAAGAGTTGCATTTGCCCAAGAAGGGGCAGAAGTTCCAACAAAAGGAGAAATTGTCTTATTTGATGATGAAACGTCAAGCAGCAGTAGTCAACCGCCGACTGCTAGTTCTTCAGAGAAAGTAACTAAGCCTAAGGGCAGGTTCCCATCAACTGGAGAATTAGTCAAATACGGTGTTTCGATTGGTGGAAGTCTCTTACTTCTTTTAGTGATTTTCTTGTATCTGCTAAGAAAACGAGATCGAAATAAAGGGAAGGAGCAATGA
- a CDS encoding WxL domain-containing protein, translating to MKKIHWIPTLLFFAVGLSSPVSPSYAETSEKGDMGISFKGLIDPDYGVLDPENPSKELEPDGDYGHTTGALRIDFVPNFYFSRNKITVSDSTYPSDALLFKGAIAPRGQFIQVSDYRENQTGWSLQVRQEQQFTNQKKAGSQLDGAVLSFDKSWVNTFNGASHLPSVSKEVIRLNNIGETYTLAQASKGTGGGTWSVVFGASKDNLNEETATLNPRLDEHGKPVIDISKENQAIYMNEAVRLSLPGGTKKEPGTYSTVLTWIISELP from the coding sequence ATGAAAAAAATTCATTGGATCCCTACGTTACTATTTTTCGCGGTTGGTCTGAGCAGTCCCGTTAGTCCGAGTTATGCCGAAACGTCAGAAAAAGGGGATATGGGTATTTCGTTTAAAGGGCTGATAGACCCAGATTATGGGGTGTTAGATCCAGAAAACCCAAGTAAAGAGCTGGAACCTGATGGTGATTATGGGCATACGACAGGAGCCTTACGAATCGATTTTGTTCCAAATTTTTATTTTAGTCGTAACAAAATTACCGTAAGTGACAGCACCTATCCTTCAGATGCATTGCTGTTTAAAGGAGCTATTGCTCCTAGAGGGCAGTTTATTCAAGTGTCGGATTATCGAGAAAACCAAACCGGGTGGAGTCTACAAGTGCGACAAGAACAACAATTCACCAATCAAAAAAAAGCGGGCAGTCAGCTTGATGGTGCCGTTCTTTCCTTTGATAAATCTTGGGTCAATACGTTCAATGGAGCAAGCCATTTACCTTCAGTGTCAAAAGAGGTGATTCGCTTGAACAATATTGGGGAAACGTATACCTTAGCGCAAGCGTCTAAAGGAACAGGCGGAGGAACTTGGAGCGTGGTTTTTGGCGCATCAAAAGATAATCTAAATGAAGAAACAGCCACGTTAAATCCTCGTTTGGATGAACATGGAAAACCAGTTATTGATATTTCTAAGGAAAATCAAGCTATTTATATGAACGAAGCAGTTCGTTTATCACTTCCTGGCGGCACAAAAAAAGAGCCAGGAACTTACTCAACGGTGTTAACTTGGATTATTTCCGAGCTACCATAA
- a CDS encoding WxL domain-containing protein translates to MKLTHKLCSAALLAAVGVAVAVPGITKADDTTFKGDMDIQFTRNTEDDTNTTRPGLTDSNGEKDTDIESGTITRPLKPVVFGIQDVTPLSFGENAVVTDGNDRVFWAKNYTEKNGVMANNVAIKDVRSTLNHNYTLTAQITKPMTTTVKEGAESVDRKLDGATLLYRNIGRKTNVAQEIALPESAVKTSAEVSEAAPAIVVDNNGANKDQGQGQTYIHFGKLTATGEEASTKSVKLTIGKEKSIFEGDYKGEVTWVLTAAK, encoded by the coding sequence ATGAAATTAACACACAAATTATGTAGTGCTGCACTATTAGCAGCTGTTGGGGTTGCAGTCGCAGTACCAGGAATCACAAAAGCGGATGATACAACCTTTAAAGGGGATATGGATATCCAATTTACACGTAATACAGAGGACGATACAAATACAACACGTCCAGGTTTGACGGATTCAAATGGTGAAAAAGATACAGATATCGAATCAGGAACAATCACTCGTCCACTTAAACCAGTTGTTTTTGGGATCCAAGATGTGACGCCATTAAGTTTTGGTGAAAATGCGGTTGTGACAGATGGAAATGATCGTGTATTCTGGGCAAAAAACTATACAGAAAAAAATGGTGTAATGGCCAATAACGTTGCGATCAAGGATGTCCGTAGCACATTGAACCATAACTATACATTAACAGCGCAAATCACTAAACCAATGACAACAACAGTCAAAGAAGGCGCTGAAAGCGTAGATCGTAAACTAGATGGTGCGACATTGCTTTATAGAAATATCGGACGTAAAACAAATGTAGCGCAAGAAATCGCTCTACCTGAAAGTGCAGTGAAAACATCTGCGGAAGTTTCAGAAGCAGCACCAGCCATTGTAGTAGATAACAATGGGGCAAACAAAGACCAAGGTCAAGGACAAACATATATCCACTTTGGTAAATTGACAGCAACTGGGGAAGAAGCTTCTACTAAATCTGTTAAATTAACGATTGGTAAAGAAAAATCAATCTTTGAAGGCGACTATAAAGGGGAAGTAACTTGGGTATTAACGGCCGCTAAATAG
- a CDS encoding DUF916 and DUF3324 domain-containing protein: MTRYLKRSIYFLLYISCLTILIPQTTYANEDASSIGYSYKIIKPENQVGNAGYFDLRMKPEQKQTVDIELYNMTDKDLSVDLSVHSAKTNSNGVIEYGPTKLKNDPSLKYDLKDIVKVPEKVTIPPKGTQKVAAEISMPQEKYDGYISGGIYLQKSETEAEKKASESAQGVVNKYAFIIGMLLSESDTKIQPELTFNKIYAGLTNYRNTFLVDFTNTEATYVEGMTVDAQIFKKGSDDVLYETKKENYRMAPNSAMTFPINLNGESFIAGDYVGRIRVTAGDKKWEWQEEFKITQKDADKYNAEDVSLIQDRGINWKMILMIAGGILVIFLLIYLVTRAVSNKQKKKRKKTKKKR, encoded by the coding sequence ATGACACGATATTTGAAACGAAGTATATATTTTTTATTATACATAAGTTGTTTAACGATACTGATACCACAAACTACATATGCCAACGAAGATGCATCAAGTATCGGCTATAGCTATAAGATCATCAAGCCGGAAAACCAAGTTGGGAATGCAGGATATTTTGATTTGCGGATGAAACCTGAACAAAAGCAAACCGTTGACATTGAGCTATACAATATGACCGATAAAGATCTTTCAGTTGATTTGTCTGTTCATAGTGCCAAAACCAATAGTAACGGAGTGATTGAATATGGTCCGACGAAGCTAAAAAACGATCCTTCTTTGAAATATGATTTAAAAGATATTGTGAAAGTCCCTGAAAAGGTGACGATACCGCCAAAAGGAACACAAAAAGTAGCGGCAGAAATTTCTATGCCACAAGAGAAATATGATGGGTATATTTCAGGGGGAATTTATTTACAAAAATCTGAGACAGAAGCAGAAAAAAAAGCTAGTGAATCCGCTCAAGGCGTTGTGAATAAGTATGCTTTTATCATTGGTATGCTGTTAAGCGAGTCAGATACAAAAATCCAACCTGAATTAACATTCAATAAAATATATGCAGGTTTAACCAATTATCGTAATACTTTTCTAGTCGATTTTACCAATACTGAAGCCACATATGTAGAAGGTATGACCGTTGATGCTCAAATTTTTAAAAAGGGATCAGATGATGTTTTATATGAAACAAAAAAAGAAAATTATCGTATGGCTCCAAATTCTGCAATGACTTTTCCAATTAATTTAAATGGAGAATCCTTTATTGCTGGAGACTATGTAGGGCGTATCCGTGTAACGGCTGGTGACAAAAAATGGGAGTGGCAAGAAGAGTTTAAAATCACGCAAAAAGATGCAGATAAATATAATGCAGAAGATGTCTCTTTGATACAAGATAGAGGGATCAATTGGAAGATGATCTTAATGATCGCTGGCGGGATTTTAGTTATTTTCCTACTCATTTATTTAGTGACTAGAGCTGTATCCAATAAACAAAAAAAGAAGCGTAAAAAAACAAAAAAGAAAAGATAA
- the lepB gene encoding signal peptidase I: protein MSAKRSMTNHSHPKNKKNSAINRKKKNKAKRLLERKQRQKKKRKARIKRMLLEFGLSLFFLGVVLFLLSVFTFSFTKVKGYSMIPTLNNGEWVFVNKLAKPKRFKLIVYKDAKSKETSVRRVIGMPQETIYYKEDKLYINDTEVYERFLETEIQRAKSAKSSYTEDWFPKITTIPKGKYLVLGDNRPYAADSREYGYIDEKEIVGVVEMRVLPIHQIQQF, encoded by the coding sequence ATGAGTGCTAAACGTAGTATGACGAATCACTCACACCCTAAAAATAAAAAAAATTCTGCAATAAATAGAAAGAAAAAAAATAAAGCTAAGCGGCTTCTTGAGAGAAAACAGAGACAAAAGAAAAAAAGAAAAGCTCGTATCAAACGAATGTTGCTAGAATTTGGATTGAGTCTATTTTTCCTTGGGGTCGTACTTTTTCTTTTATCGGTCTTTACCTTTTCATTTACCAAAGTCAAAGGGTATTCTATGATTCCGACTTTAAACAATGGTGAGTGGGTTTTTGTCAATAAATTAGCAAAGCCAAAACGGTTTAAACTGATTGTATATAAAGATGCTAAAAGCAAGGAAACATCGGTGAGAAGAGTCATTGGGATGCCGCAAGAAACAATCTATTATAAAGAAGATAAGCTCTATATCAATGATACTGAAGTATACGAGCGCTTTTTGGAAACAGAAATTCAACGGGCAAAGAGTGCGAAAAGTTCCTATACCGAAGATTGGTTCCCTAAAATCACCACGATACCGAAAGGAAAGTATCTTGTTTTAGGAGATAATCGTCCCTATGCAGCGGATAGTCGAGAATATGGCTATATCGACGAAAAAGAGATTGTAGGGGTTGTCGAAATGAGAGTACTTCCTATTCATCAAATCCAACAATTTTAA
- the lepB gene encoding signal peptidase I has translation MSKQELRSKKNMGTVLRRISFFLLLLFGILFLVKVKPHVVSGESMLPTLHNKDRLFSMKNAEPTRYSLITFQPREEKHESYVKRVIGLPGDRIWLDKNTVYLNFQMAESNPTPPNEEHLSGVDLPDGTLKIRVSWEVAAQLEGLSTIPKNQFFVLGDNRRHSTDSRELGLIDKNKIEGVVTFRYYPLNRLGLVK, from the coding sequence ATGAGTAAACAAGAGTTACGATCGAAGAAAAACATGGGGACTGTTTTAAGACGCATCAGTTTTTTCCTATTATTGCTTTTCGGCATTCTATTTTTAGTAAAGGTAAAGCCACACGTAGTCAGTGGTGAATCTATGCTTCCTACCTTACATAATAAGGATCGCTTATTTAGTATGAAAAATGCAGAACCAACCCGCTATTCATTGATCACTTTTCAGCCGAGAGAAGAAAAGCATGAATCTTATGTTAAAAGAGTTATTGGACTACCTGGAGATCGTATTTGGTTGGATAAAAATACGGTTTATTTAAATTTTCAGATGGCCGAAAGTAATCCAACTCCGCCAAATGAAGAACACCTTTCTGGCGTTGATTTACCAGATGGGACATTAAAAATTCGTGTTAGTTGGGAAGTAGCCGCTCAATTAGAAGGACTTTCTACGATTCCTAAGAATCAGTTTTTTGTTTTAGGAGATAATCGAAGACATTCAACAGATAGTCGGGAATTAGGATTGATTGATAAAAATAAGATCGAAGGAGTCGTGACCTTTAGGTATTATCCATTAAATAGGCTCGGTTTGGTTAAGTAA
- a CDS encoding YfhO family protein, whose product MKQQVKKVFLNKKSLALALSFFLPVLIMAMSYYRLGIYPTSDRTILASDAFGQLVNFYSGFNNLLHGEQSFFYTWNGSLGLNFVSLMSYYINSLFSFLVFFFDNLNMPDAMYVILLTKIGAMGVTFWIFAQQTFRLPQWVKVSLSVYYALMSFTVAYSIMLMWMDALIYLPLVLLGIQRLMDKKKPGLLFIVYFLLFVSNYYMAFMVGLFSFCYFFVRALTDWTLYKKAVIPYFITSILAGGASMIIILPSVIDLRANGEKLDAVTSFFTNDLGPWDFIVKSMSGVYDTSKFGSGPFISIGLLPLLFFIFYFVSKKIPLKNKLLYGGLVLFMVVSVYIQPLNLFWQGLHSPNMFLFRFSFLYSSLILILAGFGLEKFEKKELNVLGNCALSIMGLFILVAIISNKKRYGYITQESLILTVVLLIVYLLLFVLKEKVDKHVWLVPSLIVACVCGELFFNTQQIMVGINREWGYTSRERYTDGYKQIEPLVKKAQSRNDSFYRLENIDSISRTDSFNYNYSGVTMFSSIRNRHSSQYLDRLGYRSPGTNLTIQYQNNTILMDDLLGVKYNIAKNDPKKYGFKKIATQGNYALYENKNALPLGMLTDQGIFQKKNNNNQTALLQYLSEQKEPLFQFTGLNEVSRKNMFIREEGDFTYFSEETNNNEEKSITWEVNIPEKTQAYLTLDTRASNGLDDGSVEVSVPGNKTSSGLSATGSYYTIGYYEKAEKVKVTAKFTGSSVVKVLRPSVLMLKTAILDQEIAAIKQKEVDFEVIGNHVYAEVTTEKEQVIFTTIPYDAGWQAQVDGKPVEIKAVQDALITVKVPKGTHTVQLNYYPKGMKLGSFLCLSSFLLFIGYVYWHKKERRRLEVNEKI is encoded by the coding sequence ATGAAGCAACAAGTAAAAAAAGTTTTTTTAAATAAAAAAAGTTTAGCGTTAGCTCTTAGTTTTTTTCTACCCGTTTTGATCATGGCGATGAGTTATTATCGATTAGGGATTTATCCAACAAGTGATCGAACGATTTTGGCAAGCGATGCATTTGGTCAACTGGTCAATTTTTATTCTGGTTTTAACAATCTCCTCCATGGCGAGCAGTCGTTCTTTTATACATGGAATGGGTCATTGGGATTGAATTTTGTTTCTTTGATGAGCTATTACATAAATAGTTTGTTCAGTTTTTTAGTGTTCTTTTTTGATAATCTTAATATGCCGGATGCAATGTATGTTATCTTACTGACCAAAATCGGTGCCATGGGTGTGACCTTTTGGATTTTTGCGCAACAGACATTTCGTCTCCCGCAATGGGTAAAAGTCTCATTAAGCGTTTATTATGCGTTGATGAGCTTTACTGTGGCTTATTCGATTATGTTGATGTGGATGGATGCGTTGATTTACCTTCCACTTGTTCTACTGGGCATTCAACGATTAATGGATAAAAAAAAGCCTGGTTTGTTATTTATAGTTTACTTTTTATTGTTTGTGTCAAATTATTATATGGCGTTCATGGTAGGGCTTTTTAGTTTTTGTTACTTCTTTGTTCGTGCGCTGACAGACTGGACTTTATATAAAAAAGCGGTGATTCCTTATTTCATCACATCGATTCTTGCTGGTGGTGCTTCGATGATCATTATTTTACCTTCTGTGATTGATTTACGGGCAAACGGAGAAAAACTAGATGCAGTCACGAGCTTTTTTACGAATGATTTAGGACCTTGGGATTTTATTGTCAAAAGTATGTCTGGTGTCTATGATACCTCAAAGTTTGGCAGTGGTCCATTTATTTCGATCGGATTGTTACCATTGCTATTTTTTATTTTCTATTTTGTTAGTAAAAAAATCCCTTTGAAAAATAAGCTGTTATATGGAGGGCTCGTTCTATTTATGGTAGTGAGTGTTTATATACAGCCATTGAATCTATTTTGGCAAGGACTTCATTCACCAAATATGTTTTTGTTTCGATTTAGCTTTTTATACTCGAGTCTTATCTTGATTTTAGCTGGCTTTGGTTTAGAGAAGTTTGAGAAAAAAGAGTTGAATGTGCTTGGGAATTGTGCCTTGTCTATCATGGGGCTATTCATTCTAGTAGCAATCATATCCAATAAAAAAAGATATGGCTATATCACGCAAGAATCATTGATTCTAACAGTAGTGTTATTGATTGTTTACCTTCTTTTATTCGTATTAAAAGAAAAAGTCGACAAACATGTGTGGTTAGTGCCAAGTTTGATTGTCGCTTGTGTCTGCGGTGAACTCTTTTTTAATACACAGCAAATCATGGTTGGTATCAATAGAGAGTGGGGCTATACGAGCCGAGAACGCTATACAGACGGATATAAACAAATCGAGCCGCTTGTGAAAAAAGCCCAATCAAGAAATGATAGCTTCTATCGATTGGAAAATATTGATTCAATTAGCCGTACAGATAGTTTTAATTACAATTATTCTGGAGTCACCATGTTTTCTTCGATTCGTAATCGCCACTCCTCTCAGTACTTAGACCGCTTAGGGTATCGATCTCCTGGAACCAATCTTACGATTCAATATCAAAATAATACCATTTTGATGGATGACTTATTAGGTGTGAAATACAATATAGCCAAAAATGATCCAAAGAAATATGGGTTTAAAAAAATCGCAACCCAAGGAAATTATGCTCTATATGAAAATAAGAATGCGTTACCTTTAGGGATGTTAACGGATCAAGGCATTTTTCAGAAAAAAAACAATAATAACCAAACAGCATTGCTTCAGTATCTTTCTGAACAAAAAGAACCATTATTCCAATTTACTGGATTAAATGAAGTTTCTCGAAAAAATATGTTTATTCGGGAAGAAGGCGATTTTACTTATTTTTCAGAAGAAACCAATAATAATGAAGAAAAAAGTATCACTTGGGAGGTCAATATTCCTGAAAAAACCCAAGCCTATTTAACCTTAGACACTAGAGCATCTAACGGATTAGATGACGGCTCTGTAGAAGTTAGTGTCCCAGGTAATAAAACGAGCAGTGGTCTTTCTGCAACGGGTTCTTATTATACGATTGGCTACTATGAAAAAGCCGAAAAAGTCAAAGTAACAGCCAAGTTTACAGGTAGTTCTGTTGTAAAAGTGCTTCGTCCATCTGTTCTGATGCTAAAAACAGCAATCCTGGATCAAGAAATCGCAGCAATCAAACAAAAAGAAGTCGATTTTGAAGTAATAGGAAATCATGTGTACGCGGAAGTTACAACTGAAAAAGAACAAGTAATTTTTACAACGATTCCGTATGATGCTGGTTGGCAGGCACAAGTTGACGGAAAGCCAGTAGAAATCAAGGCAGTGCAGGATGCGCTGATTACCGTCAAAGTACCAAAAGGGACGCATACTGTTCAATTGAATTATTATCCCAAAGGCATGAAACTTGGCAGTTTCTTATGTCTTAGCAGTTTTTTGTTGTTTATTGGATACGTTTATTGGCATAAAAAAGAGAGACGGAGGCTGGAAGTCAATGAAAAAATTTAG
- a CDS encoding DUF5067 domain-containing protein: protein MKKFSLALLTIVISSLFLIGCTKQLDETHTQFNDEGVTYEFQLPGAWKADQEPNKEYGLQTAFSGEDTKSNSYVFISTIPVKDVVQKGFGEQTREKLKERYRYKEAKDIYMKKITIGEAPAYKYTLNTTFKEKSVWAHLYYIWTEHGFVQVTFYSADDNAYKKRSEQIDASVETFKERSFDKLEAEKEQEALKKEAGDIVTIENKDIKIETTAVRQVTGAEGKKMLAIRYMFTNLGLETAHPSVWQEVVTATQNGKTLLIGNLPQESDLLDVKELAATQTNTVNLGEQIESVVLYELQDKSPVELNFSQDAFPGKESVRVVVPG from the coding sequence ATGAAAAAATTTAGTTTGGCACTGCTAACAATTGTCATCAGTAGTTTGTTTCTAATAGGCTGCACCAAACAATTAGACGAAACACACACACAGTTTAATGATGAAGGTGTTACCTATGAATTCCAACTACCTGGTGCTTGGAAAGCTGATCAAGAACCGAACAAAGAATATGGTCTTCAAACCGCTTTTAGTGGAGAAGATACTAAAAGTAATTCTTATGTTTTTATTTCCACTATTCCGGTAAAAGATGTTGTGCAAAAAGGATTTGGAGAACAAACCAGAGAAAAACTCAAGGAACGCTATCGTTATAAAGAAGCAAAGGATATCTATATGAAAAAAATCACCATAGGAGAGGCACCAGCGTATAAATATACTTTAAATACAACGTTTAAAGAGAAAAGTGTCTGGGCTCATTTATACTACATCTGGACAGAACATGGCTTTGTCCAAGTGACGTTCTATTCCGCAGATGATAACGCATATAAGAAACGATCCGAACAAATAGATGCGTCTGTTGAGACCTTCAAAGAGCGTTCTTTTGATAAGTTAGAAGCTGAAAAAGAGCAAGAAGCTCTGAAAAAAGAAGCAGGGGATATTGTAACAATTGAAAATAAGGACATAAAAATAGAAACAACGGCCGTGCGTCAAGTAACAGGAGCAGAAGGGAAAAAAATGCTGGCGATCCGTTATATGTTTACCAACTTAGGACTAGAAACGGCACACCCTTCAGTCTGGCAGGAAGTTGTGACCGCGACTCAAAATGGCAAAACCTTATTAATAGGAAATTTACCACAAGAATCTGATCTATTAGACGTAAAAGAATTAGCTGCAACACAAACAAACACTGTAAATTTGGGAGAACAAATAGAAAGTGTTGTTCTGTACGAATTACAGGATAAAAGTCCTGTTGAATTGAATTTCTCACAAGACGCCTTTCCAGGAAAAGAATCTGTTCGGGTGGTGGTACCAGGATGA